A stretch of the Streptomyces sp. NBC_00078 genome encodes the following:
- a CDS encoding DUF397 domain-containing protein → MITPDNWQKSSYSGSGDGNNCVEIAALPTRVAIRDSKAPSQGVLALPTGAFTTFIEALKTDTSRKTV, encoded by the coding sequence GTGATCACCCCCGACAACTGGCAGAAGTCGTCCTACTCAGGCAGCGGCGACGGCAACAACTGTGTAGAGATAGCGGCCCTCCCCACCCGAGTAGCGATACGTGACTCGAAGGCACCCTCCCAGGGCGTCCTCGCCCTCCCGACCGGAGCCTTCACCACCTTCATCGAGGCACTCAAGACGGACACGTCACGCAAGACCGTCTGA
- a CDS encoding helix-turn-helix transcriptional regulator, with translation MARRKQPTARQERLGAELRKLREAAGLKGREAAALLGTDSAQMSQIEFGTAGVSGERVRRLAAHYACTDTELIEALVAMASDRTRGWWEEYRSLLPTPFLDLAELEHHCTYRLDVEFLHIPGLFQTEDYARSVFSYRVPELPDDDLERRVRHRMARKVIIEDATPVPYEAVVHEAALRIRVGDRTATRAQLARVLELSEADHITVRVIPFDLDGFAGATNSMMYVGGVVPKLDTAVRDAPQGAGFIDSEAQLGAFQTLFRKVEAVSLEPERSRDFIRRLTKEL, from the coding sequence ATGGCGCGCAGAAAACAGCCCACCGCCCGCCAGGAGCGTCTCGGCGCTGAGCTGCGGAAACTGCGCGAGGCCGCAGGACTCAAGGGACGTGAAGCTGCCGCGCTGTTGGGGACGGACTCGGCACAGATGAGTCAGATTGAGTTCGGCACGGCAGGAGTGAGCGGGGAACGCGTACGAAGACTTGCCGCGCACTACGCCTGTACAGACACGGAGTTGATCGAAGCCCTGGTGGCGATGGCAAGCGACCGGACACGCGGATGGTGGGAGGAGTACCGCAGCCTCCTACCCACTCCTTTCCTGGATCTCGCCGAGTTGGAACACCACTGCACGTATCGATTGGATGTGGAGTTCCTGCACATCCCCGGCCTCTTCCAGACGGAGGACTACGCCCGCTCCGTCTTCTCGTACCGAGTCCCCGAACTGCCCGATGACGACCTTGAGCGGCGGGTCCGCCACCGGATGGCACGCAAGGTCATCATCGAGGACGCGACCCCCGTCCCGTACGAAGCGGTGGTCCACGAAGCGGCACTACGTATCAGGGTCGGCGACCGCACTGCGACACGGGCTCAACTTGCCCGCGTCCTCGAACTGTCCGAGGCGGATCACATCACGGTGCGGGTCATCCCCTTCGACCTGGACGGCTTCGCCGGGGCCACAAACTCGATGATGTACGTGGGCGGTGTCGTGCCGAAGCTGGATACGGCGGTACGCGATGCACCTCAAGGGGCCGGCTTCATCGATTCCGAAGCCCAACTCGGCGCTTTTCAAACGCTCTTCCGTAAGGTGGAGGCTGTGTCGCTCGAACCCGAGCGGTCGCGTGACTTCATCCGCAGGCTGACGAAGGAGCTGTGA
- a CDS encoding SsgA family sporulation/cell division regulator — MYIALEQPTGARLLTPDHEELAVPVTLRYASDDPLAVHLVFPAWISFDGEEVTWTFARGLLEEGLGNAAGVGSVRVRPYGSSRTVVELHAPEGTAAVLFYTTALQRFLLRSYTVTEPGGEPLEPALDRGLASLFGGV; from the coding sequence GTGTACATCGCCCTGGAGCAACCCACAGGCGCCCGTCTGCTCACCCCTGACCACGAAGAGCTGGCGGTGCCCGTCACCCTCCGCTACGCCTCCGACGACCCTTTGGCGGTGCACCTCGTCTTTCCGGCCTGGATCTCGTTCGACGGCGAGGAGGTGACGTGGACGTTTGCGCGGGGCCTGTTGGAGGAGGGGCTGGGCAACGCCGCGGGCGTCGGCAGCGTCCGCGTCCGGCCGTACGGGTCGTCTCGCACCGTCGTGGAGCTCCACGCTCCGGAGGGCACGGCGGCCGTCCTCTTCTACACAACCGCCCTCCAACGCTTCCTGCTTCGCTCGTACACCGTCACGGAGCCGGGCGGCGAGCCCCTGGAACCGGCGCTCGACCGGGGGCTGGCGTCGTTGTTCGGTGGCGTGTGA
- a CDS encoding WXG100 family type VII secretion target yields MTAPTYPVPSGDPETLRTAARQYKTLAQDHSTLLTTFQRHVDAILKGWTGPLAAQYKTAAEGVYPRFKAVREAAASAHTALHTYAGALETAQKAVSGANKSSSKEAHSSHASAAVHGQSVHQLGRQVSDANSALSRAAGTCASALGQAQTTLARTCPDTMSAKQLKEQVDKAGEELKEENPGLWEKLFGPEGELRKWDEKLHAVPAPFADMVLLKLMSSAEGAEESAKTAEEFAARIPELMEADFPKMARPIMNAMSRGEATEADLAQAIEDFAKDWDAIAKWNAGTKAASLSEAARLPWLRGAGVGLNGLAFIGDVYTMVNPEDKGAMGWVDRGAAGVNAGLATWDTAALLITPLDAVPVLGEVVMVGTGLFLGGDYLYHHWKPFKNVCDATGHAVASAAKSTWHAVTSIF; encoded by the coding sequence GTGACCGCGCCCACCTACCCGGTGCCCTCCGGCGACCCCGAGACACTGCGCACAGCCGCGCGCCAGTACAAGACCCTCGCGCAGGATCACTCCACCCTGCTGACGACCTTCCAACGTCATGTCGACGCGATCCTCAAGGGCTGGACCGGCCCGTTGGCCGCGCAATACAAGACCGCCGCGGAAGGCGTGTATCCGCGCTTCAAGGCGGTTCGCGAGGCCGCCGCTTCGGCCCACACTGCACTGCACACATACGCCGGAGCGCTGGAGACCGCGCAGAAGGCCGTGAGCGGCGCCAACAAGAGTTCCAGCAAAGAGGCGCACAGTTCCCATGCCTCCGCCGCCGTCCACGGCCAGTCGGTGCACCAGCTCGGCCGGCAGGTCAGCGATGCGAACTCGGCCCTGAGCCGCGCCGCAGGCACCTGCGCGTCGGCGCTCGGCCAGGCGCAGACCACGCTGGCCAGGACCTGCCCGGACACGATGTCCGCGAAGCAGCTCAAAGAGCAGGTGGACAAGGCCGGCGAGGAACTGAAGGAAGAGAACCCCGGACTGTGGGAGAAGCTCTTCGGGCCGGAGGGCGAACTGCGGAAGTGGGACGAGAAGCTGCATGCCGTACCGGCACCGTTCGCCGACATGGTGCTGCTCAAGCTCATGAGCTCCGCCGAAGGTGCGGAGGAGAGCGCCAAAACTGCCGAGGAGTTCGCCGCCAGGATTCCCGAGCTGATGGAGGCCGACTTCCCGAAGATGGCCCGCCCGATCATGAACGCCATGAGCCGGGGCGAGGCCACGGAAGCCGATCTCGCCCAGGCGATCGAGGACTTCGCCAAGGACTGGGACGCGATCGCCAAGTGGAACGCCGGGACGAAGGCGGCCAGTTTGAGTGAAGCCGCGCGGCTGCCTTGGCTGCGCGGTGCGGGAGTAGGCCTGAACGGGCTGGCATTCATCGGCGACGTCTACACCATGGTGAATCCCGAGGACAAAGGTGCGATGGGCTGGGTGGACCGCGGTGCCGCCGGGGTCAACGCGGGACTTGCCACGTGGGACACCGCCGCCCTCCTCATCACACCCCTGGATGCCGTCCCGGTCCTGGGCGAAGTCGTCATGGTCGGTACCGGCCTCTTCCTGGGTGGTGACTACCTTTACCACCACTGGAAGCCGTTCAAGAACGTGTGTGACGCCACCGGCCACGCCGTCGCATCCGCTGCCAAGAGCACCTGGCATGCGGTCACCAGCATTTTCTGA
- a CDS encoding ATP-binding protein, producing MPESESDPWEYSLYIPNDLRAVTVCRRTLRLILTMHGLIRLVDTAELLATELVSNAVRHTKGPAALRVRWSAGVLRIGAWDASPEPPEPPGALDQLVGLDLEEGRGLALVRACADVWGWQPLARGGNRGKYVWCDLVAA from the coding sequence ATGCCTGAAAGCGAGTCCGACCCCTGGGAGTACTCCCTCTACATCCCGAACGACCTCCGCGCTGTCACCGTCTGCCGCCGCACCCTCCGTCTGATCCTCACCATGCACGGCCTGATCCGCCTCGTCGACACTGCCGAGCTGCTCGCGACGGAGTTGGTCTCCAACGCCGTACGCCACACCAAGGGGCCCGCTGCGCTTCGCGTGCGCTGGTCGGCCGGCGTGCTGCGGATCGGGGCGTGGGACGCGAGTCCTGAACCGCCCGAGCCGCCGGGGGCGTTGGACCAGCTCGTCGGTCTGGATCTGGAGGAGGGACGCGGGCTTGCTCTGGTGCGGGCCTGTGCCGACGTGTGGGGCTGGCAGCCACTCGCCAGGGGCGGTAACCGGGGTAAGTACGTGTGGTGCGACCTGGTCGCGGCGTAG
- a CDS encoding sigma-70 family RNA polymerase sigma factor, which yields MSDGSPAVSAPASTTATATATAAYARIYEEQQPRLVAYARSLTRNAWTAEDLVAEAHFKVWRRLAAGHEIENVPAYLMTTVRHLAIAAGSAVRETPRDPHGDERVETGGHAQGNDPAEQVSSVDLVVRVLGQLPERWVKALWLAEAEGQPLAAIGPQLGTREGATAVLLHRAREGMRQAFLKTQTGAPDDPVCQVHWSRMPAYVRGAATAKQSERLLGHVDTCDDCRARLAALMSANDRLPALVGPALLVFVVGGGGKFLLAFTAGSAGAAFTAGGGHGGGLLHAVRQAAVGGSKTQAAAAGGAVAAGVAAVLLVLGSLDSSTVPEQRATVAEAPAVKAPVARIPVTKAPVAAAVAPPATDLPVGLPEREGTSARVDGGHGGEQARVTPDGETAGEQTDDTPSPAGTVPQKPAETTPKGTDPAPPATGSKHGQPQAPAAPATPPAPASPPKNTPAPPVPPVPPTPPVPPTPPVPPTPPVPPTPPYGDNPAPPAPPAPPTDNTPEPTVPSIPSAPSAPAPPPVPPSGTPTPVTPTPVEDSPAPSPSAPPGGGCPGAHGQGGGAGPHH from the coding sequence ATGTCCGACGGTTCCCCTGCGGTGTCCGCACCGGCCTCCACCACCGCTACGGCCACAGCCACGGCGGCGTACGCCCGTATCTACGAGGAGCAGCAACCGCGTCTGGTCGCGTATGCCCGCTCGCTCACCAGGAACGCCTGGACCGCCGAAGACCTTGTCGCCGAGGCGCACTTCAAGGTGTGGCGGCGGCTGGCAGCGGGGCACGAGATCGAGAACGTGCCGGCGTATCTGATGACGACGGTGCGGCACCTCGCGATCGCCGCCGGGAGCGCCGTACGTGAGACGCCGCGGGATCCGCACGGCGACGAGCGGGTCGAGACCGGCGGGCACGCGCAGGGGAACGACCCTGCCGAGCAGGTGTCCTCCGTCGACCTGGTGGTGCGTGTACTGGGGCAGTTGCCCGAGCGGTGGGTGAAGGCGTTGTGGCTGGCCGAGGCCGAGGGCCAGCCGCTTGCGGCGATCGGCCCGCAGCTCGGCACCAGGGAGGGCGCGACGGCCGTGCTGCTGCACCGCGCCCGCGAGGGCATGCGGCAGGCGTTCCTGAAGACCCAGACCGGCGCTCCGGACGATCCCGTCTGCCAGGTCCACTGGAGTCGTATGCCCGCGTACGTGCGCGGTGCGGCGACGGCGAAGCAGTCCGAGCGGCTGCTCGGGCATGTGGACACGTGCGACGACTGCCGGGCGCGGCTCGCCGCCCTGATGAGTGCCAACGACCGGTTGCCCGCGCTCGTCGGTCCGGCGCTGCTCGTGTTCGTGGTGGGCGGTGGCGGCAAGTTCCTGCTCGCCTTCACGGCCGGTTCTGCCGGTGCCGCGTTCACGGCGGGCGGCGGGCACGGTGGCGGGCTGCTGCACGCGGTGCGCCAGGCCGCGGTCGGCGGTTCGAAGACGCAGGCGGCGGCTGCGGGCGGCGCGGTTGCGGCAGGTGTCGCCGCGGTCCTTCTGGTGCTCGGCTCCCTCGACTCCTCCACGGTTCCGGAGCAACGGGCAACGGTGGCCGAGGCGCCTGCCGTCAAGGCACCGGTGGCGCGGATTCCGGTAACGAAGGCGCCGGTGGCTGCAGCGGTGGCTCCGCCGGCGACGGACCTGCCGGTCGGGCTGCCGGAGAGGGAGGGCACATCAGCCCGGGTGGATGGCGGGCACGGCGGTGAGCAGGCCCGGGTGACACCGGACGGGGAGACCGCGGGAGAGCAGACGGACGACACCCCGTCGCCGGCCGGCACCGTGCCCCAGAAGCCGGCCGAGACCACACCCAAGGGCACAGATCCGGCTCCCCCCGCGACGGGAAGTAAGCACGGACAGCCACAGGCCCCGGCAGCCCCGGCAACTCCGCCGGCCCCGGCATCTCCGCCGAAGAACACTCCGGCGCCCCCGGTACCCCCAGTACCGCCGACACCACCGGTACCGCCTACACCACCGGTTCCACCAACACCACCGGTACCCCCAACACCCCCCTACGGCGACAACCCGGCACCTCCAGCGCCGCCCGCACCCCCCACCGACAACACCCCCGAACCCACAGTCCCGAGCATCCCGAGCGCGCCGAGCGCCCCGGCTCCCCCGCCCGTACCACCGTCCGGGACCCCAACCCCCGTGACCCCCACGCCTGTTGAGGACAGCCCGGCCCCGTCGCCCTCCGCACCTCCCGGGGGCGGCTGCCCGGGTGCGCACGGACAAGGGGGCGGCGCAGGGCCTCACCACTGA